From Myxocyprinus asiaticus isolate MX2 ecotype Aquarium Trade chromosome 25, UBuf_Myxa_2, whole genome shotgun sequence, one genomic window encodes:
- the LOC127416339 gene encoding cathepsin B-like, with amino-acid sequence MSRLYFLCLLSLLSVTWAHPHLSAWSHDMVNIINMAKTTWTAGVNFQNVDYSYLKSLCGTLLKGPRLPDTVKHATNIKLPDSFDPRKEWPYCKTLNQIRDQGSCGSCWAFGAVEAISDRICIYSKGNVSVEISAEDLLSCCDECGFGCSGGFPAEAWNYWTSSGLVTGGLYDSNVGCRPYTIPPCEHHVNGTRPPCSGEQDTPECKAQCISQYTVPYKKDKHFGIKSFNIPSDQQQIMTELYNHGPVEAAFTVYEDFLLYKTGVYQHVTGSVLGGHAVKILGWGEENGTPYWLVANSWNTDWGDKGYFKILRGKDECGIESEMVAGVPQL; translated from the exons ATGTCTCGTCTGTATTTCTTGTGTCTGTTGTCTCTGCTGTCTGTCACATGGGCCCACCCACACCTCTCTGCATGGTCACATGACATGGTCAACATCATCAATATGGCCAAGACCACCTGGACG GCTGGTGTGAACTTTCAGAATGTGGATTACAGTTATCTAAAGTCACTCTGTGGAACTCTACTGAAAGGCCCCAGATTACCTGATAC GGTGAAACACGCTACCAATATTAAACTGCCGGACAGTTTTGACCCGCGGAAGGAGTGGCCCTACTGTAAAACCCTCAATCAGATCCGAGATCAGGGTTCCTGTGGGTCATGCTGG GCGTTTGGAGCGGTTGAAGCCATCTCAGATCGCATCTGCATCTACAGCAAAGGCAACGTGTCCGTGGAGATCTCGGCAGAAGACCTGCTGTCCTGCTGCGATGAATGTGGATTCGG ATGTTCCGGAGGTTTTCCAGCAGAAGCGTGGAATTACTGGACCAGTTCTGGTTTGGTGACTGGAGGACTCTACGACTCCAATGTCG GCTGCAGACCGTACACTATTCCTCCCTGTGAGCATCATGTTAACGGCACACGACCCCCGTGCTCAGGTGAACAGGACACACCTGAGTGTAAAGCTCAGTGCATTTCACAGTACACCGTGCCCTACAAAAAAGACAAACACTTCG GCATCAAATCATTCAACATCCCCTCTGACCAGCAGCAGATCATGACCGAGTTATACAACCACGGTCCAGTGGAGGCGGCCTTCACCGTCTATGAAGACTTCTTGCTTTACAAGACAG GTGTATACCAGCATGTAACAGGGTCCGTTCTGGGCGGACACGCTGTGAAGATCCTGGGCTGGGGAGAGGAGAACGGAACGCCGTACTGGCTGGTGGCAAACTCCTGGAACACTGACTGGGGCGACAAGG GTTATTTTAAGATTCTCAGAGGTAAAGATGAATGTGGGATTGAGAGTGAAATGGTGGCTGGTGTTCCGCAGCTGTGA